The following is a genomic window from Gymnodinialimonas ceratoperidinii.
GCTCACTCTCGGCCTCACCCTCGGTCGCGGGCAGCCCGCCCAGGTCGTCCAGCAGGGAAGACCCGGCAGAATTCTGGGCCGCGATGATCGTCAGGGTGATGGAGGTCACGAGGAACGCTATGGCGAAGAACCACGTCAGCTTGCCGAGCGCCGTTGCCGCTTGGCGTCCCGTCATCACGCCGCCAGCACCGCCGCCGCCGCCCATGCCAAGCCCGCCCCCTTCGGAGCGCTGCAACAACACGACACCGATCAGGCAGATTGCCAGGATCAAGTGAATGACGAGGATGACGTTTTCCATGTACCGGCCCTATCTCATCGACCAAATCTCTGGCCCGCGCCTCACATATGAGATGCGACAGGGGGCCGCAAGGGCGTCCCGCACGGGTAAAGACATGATTCCTGTTTTCGTGTCGTCCACCGATGGTTCCACATGCAGCCACATGACGCAATGAAGGAGAGATTGTCGCAGAATACTTAACGAAAGGTGAATCTGCTGAAGGTTGCCGCTCGTATCTTTGGTTAATTGTCGCGCCGGGTCGGAATCAGGTTTCCTCCCTCCGCCCCGCCCGCTATGCCGCTGGCGGGTTTTGCAAACTACCTGAGGGAAAAGCATATGGCCAATGTTGTAGTTGTCGGCGCTCAATGGGGTGACGAGGGCAAGGGCAAGATCGTTGACTGGCTCAGCGAGCGCGCCGATGTCATCGCGCGGTTCCAGGGGGGGCACAACGCGGGCCATACGCTGGTGATCGACGGCAAGGTCTACAAGCTGAACGCGCTGCCTTCGGGCGTGGTGCGCGGCGGCAAGCTCTCGGTGATCGGCAACGGGGTCGTGCTTGACCCCTGGCATCTGGTCAAGGAAATCGAGACCATCCGCGAGCAGGGGGTGGAGATCACGCCCGAGACGCTGATGGTCGCCGAGAACACGCCGTTGATCCTGCCCATCCACGGTGAGCTTGACCGTGCCCGCGAGGAGGCCGCCTCCTCCGGCACCAAGATCGGCACGACGGGCCGCGGCATCGGCCCGGCCTACGAAGATAAAGTCGGCCGCCGCTCGGTGCGGGTCGCGGACCTCGCCGACCGTGCCACGCTGGAGGCGCGGGTGGACCGGGCGCTGCAGCACCACAACCCGTTGCGCAAGGGTCTTGGCATCGAGGCCATCGACCGCGACGCGCTGATCGAGGCCTTGGCCGAGATCGCGCCGCAGATCCTTCAGTATGCCGCCCCCGTCTGGAAGGTGCTGAACGAGAAGCGCAAATCCGGAAAGCGGATCCTCTTCGAAGGCGCCCAAGGCGCGCTGCTCGACATTGATTTCGGCACCTATCCCTTTGTCACCTCCTCCAACGTGATCGCGGGGCAGGCGTCGACGGGCGTGGGCCTTGGCCCCAACGCGATCGATTACGTTCTGGGCATCGTGAAGGCCTATACGACCCGCGTCGGCGAAGGTCCGTTCCCGACCGAGCTCGATGACGCGGACGGCCAGCGCCTTGGCGAACGCGGCCGCGAGTTCGGAACGGTCACGGGCCGCAAGCGTCGCTGCGGCTGGTTCGACGCGGCCTTGGTCCGCCAGACCTGCGCGACCTCCGGCGTTACCGGGATTTCGCTGACCAAGCTGGATGTGCTGGACGGCTTCGAGACCCTGAAGATCTGTGTCGGCTACGAGCTTGACGGCGAGAAGC
Proteins encoded in this region:
- the secG gene encoding preprotein translocase subunit SecG produces the protein MENVILVIHLILAICLIGVVLLQRSEGGGLGMGGGGGAGGVMTGRQAATALGKLTWFFAIAFLVTSITLTIIAAQNSAGSSLLDDLGGLPATEGEAESELPPIDSMLPPVGTDGPALPPVSE
- a CDS encoding adenylosuccinate synthase, coding for MANVVVVGAQWGDEGKGKIVDWLSERADVIARFQGGHNAGHTLVIDGKVYKLNALPSGVVRGGKLSVIGNGVVLDPWHLVKEIETIREQGVEITPETLMVAENTPLILPIHGELDRAREEAASSGTKIGTTGRGIGPAYEDKVGRRSVRVADLADRATLEARVDRALQHHNPLRKGLGIEAIDRDALIEALAEIAPQILQYAAPVWKVLNEKRKSGKRILFEGAQGALLDIDFGTYPFVTSSNVIAGQASTGVGLGPNAIDYVLGIVKAYTTRVGEGPFPTELDDADGQRLGERGREFGTVTGRKRRCGWFDAALVRQTCATSGVTGISLTKLDVLDGFETLKICVGYELDGEKLDYLPTAAEQQARCTPIYEEMPGWSDSTEGARSWADLPAEAIKYVRRVEELIQCPVALLSTSPEREDTILVTDPFAD